One region of Polynucleobacter sp. SHI8 genomic DNA includes:
- a CDS encoding type II toxin-antitoxin system HipA family toxin has translation MSSKLQVSLRFSESTAPILIGECLWIPSEKRVAFEWDPAFLNSRYELSPIVLPKKALASKAPFEPFDGLHGLFSDSIPDGFGLRLMNQGLVRYGLSPSEVNPLHRLAWVGQHGIGAFCYSPVIDNHDYRELAQLSEISHYAKLAQTEILEDIPRSMIQSGGSALGARPKFWAQVSSDGKQMILGDRGATPQGFSPVLLKFAPRQGDQNEPFYEAACLSLVSKYGVPAATAQLITQSDCVALAVHRFDRLPNGRRIHMQSVAALLQINFRVPSLDYLDLVKLSAKLSGAPQKELIFRLACMNVALCNRDDHAKNFAFCMDSSGVWQLSPAFDISPNQGPNGWHTMTVAGEGQRITKEHLLHFAKEIQLSEVIAKDAIDKALAASHEFEVTAINFGASKRSVKKWSTQLKKIAKDLI, from the coding sequence ATGAGCTCAAAACTTCAAGTAAGCTTAAGATTTAGTGAGTCTACTGCGCCTATATTGATTGGTGAGTGTCTTTGGATACCGAGTGAGAAACGAGTTGCTTTTGAATGGGATCCCGCATTCCTTAATTCTAGGTATGAGCTTTCTCCTATTGTTTTACCCAAAAAAGCTTTAGCATCAAAAGCTCCATTTGAGCCTTTTGATGGTTTACATGGGCTATTTTCAGATTCCATACCTGATGGTTTTGGGTTACGTCTAATGAATCAAGGTCTAGTACGATATGGTCTATCACCAAGCGAAGTCAATCCCCTTCACCGACTTGCCTGGGTCGGACAACATGGAATTGGAGCATTTTGCTATTCACCGGTCATCGATAACCATGACTATAGGGAACTTGCGCAACTTTCTGAAATTTCTCATTATGCAAAATTGGCACAAACAGAGATTCTTGAGGACATCCCTAGGTCCATGATTCAGTCAGGCGGTTCAGCTTTAGGAGCGCGGCCGAAATTTTGGGCTCAGGTATCGAGTGATGGTAAACAAATGATTCTCGGGGATCGTGGTGCAACTCCACAGGGGTTTAGTCCTGTCTTATTAAAGTTTGCTCCCCGCCAAGGCGATCAAAACGAACCATTTTATGAAGCAGCTTGTTTATCATTAGTCTCTAAGTATGGCGTGCCAGCTGCAACGGCACAATTAATAACACAAAGTGATTGTGTGGCATTAGCTGTTCATCGATTCGACCGTTTACCCAACGGAAGAAGAATACATATGCAAAGTGTCGCGGCGTTATTACAGATCAATTTTCGTGTGCCATCACTGGATTACTTAGACCTCGTCAAGCTTTCGGCCAAGTTATCTGGTGCGCCTCAAAAGGAACTTATTTTTAGACTAGCATGCATGAATGTCGCACTGTGTAACCGAGATGATCATGCTAAAAATTTTGCATTTTGTATGGATTCCTCTGGAGTGTGGCAACTATCGCCAGCATTTGACATATCACCGAATCAAGGACCGAATGGTTGGCACACAATGACTGTGGCTGGCGAAGGCCAACGTATCACTAAAGAGCATTTGTTGCACTTTGCAAAGGAAATACAATTATCAGAAGTAATTGCCAAAGATGCAATTGATAAAGCACTTGCGGCGTCTCATGAATTTGAGGTAACTGCGATCAACTTTGGAGCTAGCAAAAGAAGTGTAAAGAAATGGTCGACACAATTAAAAAAAATTGCAAAAGACTTAATATAA